The proteins below are encoded in one region of Segatella copri:
- the fusA gene encoding elongation factor G: protein MANRDLHLTRNIGIMAHIDAGKTTTSERILFYTGKTHKIGEVHDGAATMDWMAQEQERGITITSAATTCNWNYLGKSYKINLIDTPGHVDFTAEVERSLRVLDGAVATYSAADGVQPQSETVWRQADKYNVPRIGYVNKMDRSGANFFETVQQMKDILGANPIAIQIPIGAEENFKGVVDLIKMKAILWHDETMGAEYDVEDIPADLADEAAEWRDKLLEGAANFDDEVMELYLDGKDIPEEKLLAAIRKGCCAMECCPMLLGSSYKNKGVQPLLDYVCAFLPSPMDTPNIIGTNPDTEEEEDRKPSEDEPTSALAFKIATDPFMGRLVFFRVYSGKVVAGSYVYNPRSGKRERISRLFQMNSKQEIPMESIDAGDIGAGVGFKDIRTGDTLCDEEHPIVLESMTFPDTVISIAVEPKSQADIAKMDNGLAKLAEEDPTFTVRTDEQSGQTIISGMGELHLDIIIDRLKREFKVECNQGKPQVNYKEAITKTAQSRETYKKQSGGRGKFACIDVTIGPKDEDYKEGDLQFINEVKGGNVPKEFIPSVQKGFADCLSNGVLGGFPMTGLKVTLTDGSFHPVDSDQLSFELVAHQAFKVLCPKAGPVLMEPIMKVEVVTPEENMGDVIGDLNKRRGLVQGMEEGRSGARIVKAMVPLAEMFGYVTALRTITSGRATSSMEYDHHAPLSSTIAKAVLEEVKGHADLL from the coding sequence ATGGCAAATCGCGATTTACATTTGACTCGTAACATCGGTATCATGGCGCATATCGATGCTGGTAAGACAACAACTTCTGAGCGTATTTTGTTCTATACAGGTAAGACTCATAAGATTGGTGAGGTACACGATGGTGCTGCTACAATGGACTGGATGGCCCAGGAGCAGGAGCGTGGTATTACTATCACTTCTGCGGCTACAACTTGTAACTGGAACTATCTCGGTAAGTCTTATAAGATCAACTTGATCGATACTCCGGGACACGTTGACTTCACTGCTGAGGTTGAGCGTTCTCTCCGTGTACTTGATGGTGCTGTTGCTACATATTCTGCAGCTGATGGTGTTCAGCCACAGTCTGAGACTGTATGGCGTCAGGCTGATAAGTATAATGTACCTCGTATCGGTTATGTAAACAAGATGGACCGTTCTGGTGCTAACTTCTTCGAGACAGTTCAGCAGATGAAGGATATCTTGGGCGCTAATCCAATTGCTATTCAGATTCCTATTGGTGCAGAGGAGAACTTCAAGGGTGTAGTTGACCTCATTAAGATGAAGGCTATCCTTTGGCACGATGAGACTATGGGTGCTGAGTATGATGTAGAGGATATCCCTGCAGACTTGGCTGACGAGGCTGCTGAGTGGCGTGATAAGCTCCTTGAGGGTGCTGCAAACTTCGATGATGAGGTTATGGAACTTTATCTCGATGGTAAGGATATTCCAGAAGAAAAGCTTCTTGCTGCTATCCGTAAGGGTTGCTGTGCTATGGAGTGCTGCCCAATGTTGCTCGGTTCTTCATACAAGAACAAGGGTGTTCAGCCATTGCTCGACTATGTATGTGCATTCTTGCCTTCACCAATGGATACTCCAAATATCATCGGTACTAACCCTGATACAGAGGAGGAAGAGGATCGTAAACCATCTGAGGATGAACCAACATCTGCTCTCGCATTTAAGATTGCTACTGACCCATTCATGGGCCGCTTGGTATTCTTCCGCGTTTACTCAGGTAAGGTCGTTGCTGGTTCTTATGTTTACAACCCACGTTCTGGCAAGCGCGAGCGTATCAGCCGTCTGTTCCAGATGAACTCTAAGCAGGAAATCCCAATGGAGTCTATCGATGCTGGTGATATCGGTGCAGGTGTAGGTTTCAAGGATATCCGTACAGGTGATACACTCTGTGACGAGGAACACCCAATCGTATTGGAGTCTATGACATTCCCTGATACTGTGATTTCTATCGCAGTAGAGCCAAAGAGCCAGGCAGACATCGCTAAGATGGATAATGGTCTCGCTAAGTTGGCTGAGGAGGATCCAACCTTCACAGTTCGTACCGACGAGCAGAGCGGTCAGACAATTATCTCTGGTATGGGTGAGCTCCACTTGGATATCATCATCGACCGTTTGAAGCGTGAGTTCAAGGTTGAGTGTAATCAGGGTAAGCCTCAGGTTAACTACAAGGAGGCTATCACTAAGACAGCTCAGAGCCGTGAAACTTATAAGAAGCAGTCTGGTGGTCGTGGTAAGTTTGCTTGTATCGATGTAACCATCGGTCCTAAGGACGAGGATTACAAGGAAGGCGACTTGCAGTTCATAAACGAGGTTAAGGGTGGTAACGTTCCTAAGGAATTCATCCCATCTGTACAGAAGGGCTTCGCTGATTGCTTGTCAAATGGTGTACTCGGTGGCTTCCCAATGACAGGTTTGAAGGTGACTTTGACCGATGGTAGCTTCCACCCAGTTGACTCTGACCAGTTGTCATTCGAGTTGGTAGCACATCAGGCATTCAAGGTACTTTGCCCTAAGGCTGGTCCAGTTTTGATGGAGCCTATCATGAAGGTAGAGGTTGTTACTCCAGAAGAGAACATGGGTGACGTAATCGGTGACTTGAACAAGCGCCGTGGTCTCGTTCAGGGTATGGAAGAAGGTCGTAGCGGTGCTCGCATCGTAAAGGCAATGGTTCCATTGGCTGAGATGTTCGGTTATGTAACAGCTTTGCGTACTATCACTTCTGGTCGTGCAACAAGTTCTATGGAGTACGATCATCATGCACCTCTTTCTTCAACAATTGCTAAGGCTGTGTTGGAGGAGGTTAAGGGTCACGCAGATCTTCTTTAA
- the rpsJ gene encoding 30S ribosomal protein S10 — protein sequence MSQKIRIKLKSYDHQLVDKSAEKIVKAVKATGAIVSGPIPLPTHKRIFTVNRSTFVNKKSREQFQLSDFKRLIDIYSSTAKTVDALMKLELPSGVEVEIKV from the coding sequence ATGAGTCAGAAAATCAGAATTAAGCTGAAGTCTTACGACCACCAGTTGGTTGACAAGTCAGCTGAGAAGATTGTGAAGGCTGTAAAGGCAACAGGCGCTATCGTTAGTGGTCCTATTCCATTGCCAACACACAAGCGTATTTTTACTGTAAACCGCAGTACTTTCGTTAACAAGAAGTCTCGCGAGCAGTTCCAGCTCTCAGATTTCAAGCGTCTCATTGACATCTACAGCTCAACAGCTAAGACAGTTGATGCCTTGATGAAGCTTGAATTGCCAAGTGGTGTAGAAGTAGAAATCAAAGTCTAA
- the rplC gene encoding 50S ribosomal protein L3: MPGLIGKKIGMTSVFSADGKNIPCTVIEVGPCVVTQVKTVEKDGYKAYQLGFEEAKEKRTSQPMMGIFKKAGTTPKKHLAEFKFDEEYNLGDTITVEIFNDCKFVDVIGTSKGKGFQGVVKRHGFGGVGQSTHGQDDRARKPGSIGACSYPAKVFKGMRMGGQMGGDRVTTQNLQVLKVIPEQNLLIVKGSFAGCKGSTVLIEK, translated from the coding sequence ATGCCAGGATTAATTGGAAAGAAAATCGGAATGACATCCGTTTTCAGTGCCGACGGTAAGAATATTCCGTGCACTGTTATCGAAGTAGGTCCTTGTGTTGTAACCCAGGTGAAAACTGTAGAAAAGGATGGTTACAAGGCTTATCAGTTAGGTTTCGAAGAGGCAAAGGAGAAGCGTACTTCTCAGCCTATGATGGGAATCTTCAAGAAGGCAGGCACAACACCTAAGAAGCACTTGGCCGAGTTCAAGTTTGATGAGGAGTACAACCTCGGTGACACAATTACAGTTGAAATCTTCAACGATTGCAAGTTCGTTGATGTAATTGGTACATCAAAGGGTAAAGGCTTCCAGGGCGTTGTTAAGCGTCACGGATTCGGTGGTGTAGGTCAGTCTACTCACGGTCAGGATGACCGCGCTCGTAAGCCGGGATCTATTGGTGCTTGTTCTTACCCTGCAAAGGTATTCAAGGGTATGCGCATGGGCGGCCAAATGGGAGGTGACAGAGTTACAACTCAGAACCTTCAGGTGTTAAAGGTAATTCCAGAGCAGAATCTTCTTATTGTTAAGGGTTCTTTCGCTGGATGCAAAGGTTCAACTGTTTTAATTGAGAAATAA
- the rplD gene encoding 50S ribosomal protein L4, translating into MEVSVLDIKGQETGRKVALNDAVFGIEPNDHVLYLDVKQYLANQRQGTAKSKERSEMSGSTRKLGRQKGGGGARRGDINSPVLVGGARVFGPKPRDYRFKLNKKVKILARKSALSYKAQESAIVMLEDFTFEAPKTKEFLSIIKNLKIEGKKVLFVLPESNKNVYLSARNLQRAEVILASNVNSYKVLNADVVVITEKSLETIDQILTK; encoded by the coding sequence ATGGAAGTTAGCGTATTAGATATCAAAGGTCAGGAGACCGGCCGCAAGGTAGCTCTTAATGATGCAGTCTTCGGCATTGAGCCTAACGATCACGTTCTCTATCTTGACGTAAAGCAGTATCTCGCTAACCAGCGTCAGGGTACAGCTAAGTCTAAGGAGAGAAGCGAGATGAGCGGTTCTACTCGTAAGCTTGGTCGTCAGAAGGGCGGCGGTGGTGCTCGCCGTGGTGATATTAACTCACCTGTACTCGTAGGTGGTGCTCGCGTTTTTGGTCCTAAGCCACGTGATTACCGCTTCAAGCTCAACAAAAAAGTAAAGATTCTTGCTCGTAAGTCTGCTCTGTCTTATAAGGCACAGGAAAGCGCAATTGTAATGTTGGAAGACTTTACATTTGAGGCTCCAAAGACTAAAGAATTCTTAAGTATTATTAAGAATCTTAAAATTGAGGGCAAAAAAGTGCTCTTCGTTTTGCCAGAATCAAATAAAAACGTATATTTGTCTGCACGTAACTTACAGCGAGCTGAGGTTATCCTCGCATCTAACGTCAATTCGTACAAAGTTTTGAACGCTGATGTAGTAGTGATTACAGAAAAGTCGCTGGAGACTATCGACCAGATCTTAACAAAATAA
- the rplW gene encoding 50S ribosomal protein L23: MAFIIKPLVTEKMTKITDKQPNRYGFVVRPEANKLEIKKEVESLYNVTVVDVNTIRYAGKRSARYTKAGLVKGQKNAFKKAIVTLKEGDTIDFYSNI, from the coding sequence ATGGCATTTATTATCAAACCATTGGTTACTGAGAAGATGACCAAGATTACAGACAAGCAGCCTAACCGCTATGGCTTCGTTGTTCGTCCTGAGGCTAATAAGCTCGAGATTAAGAAGGAAGTTGAGAGTCTGTATAATGTTACAGTAGTTGACGTGAACACTATTCGTTACGCTGGCAAGCGCTCTGCCCGTTACACTAAGGCAGGTCTTGTTAAGGGTCAGAAGAATGCGTTCAAGAAGGCAATCGTTACTCTTAAGGAGGGCGATACAATTGATTTTTACAGCAATATTTAA
- the rplB gene encoding 50S ribosomal protein L2 has translation MAVRKLKPVTPGQRHKVIGTFEDITASVPEKSLVYGKRSTGGRNNTGKMTVRYIGGGHKQKYRLIDFKREKDGVPAVVKTIEYDPNRSARIALLYYADGEKRYIIAPNGLEVGATLMSGAEAAPEIGNCLPLANIPVGTVIHNIELRPGQGALLVRSAGNFAQLTSREGSYCVIKLPSGETRQILSACKATVGSVGNSDHALEQSGKAGRSRWLGRRPHNRGVVMNPVDHPMGGGEGRQSGGHPRSRKGLYAKGLKTRAPKKLSNKYIIERANKK, from the coding sequence ATGGCAGTACGTAAATTAAAACCGGTTACTCCGGGTCAAAGACACAAAGTTATTGGCACGTTCGAGGATATTACTGCATCCGTGCCAGAGAAGTCTCTCGTTTACGGTAAACGTTCTACCGGCGGTCGAAACAACACCGGTAAGATGACCGTTCGCTACATTGGCGGTGGTCACAAGCAGAAGTATCGTTTAATCGACTTCAAACGTGAGAAAGATGGTGTTCCAGCAGTTGTTAAGACAATCGAGTACGATCCAAACCGTTCGGCTCGTATCGCATTGCTTTACTACGCTGATGGTGAAAAACGTTACATTATTGCTCCTAACGGACTTGAGGTAGGCGCTACTTTGATGTCAGGTGCAGAAGCTGCTCCTGAGATTGGTAACTGTCTTCCTTTGGCAAACATCCCTGTAGGTACAGTGATTCACAACATCGAGTTGCGTCCTGGTCAGGGTGCTTTGTTGGTTCGTTCGGCTGGTAATTTTGCTCAGTTGACTTCTCGTGAGGGCAGTTATTGTGTAATTAAGCTCCCTTCTGGTGAAACACGCCAGATTTTGAGTGCTTGTAAAGCTACAGTTGGTAGTGTTGGTAACTCTGACCACGCTCTTGAACAGTCTGGTAAGGCTGGACGTTCTCGCTGGTTGGGTCGTCGTCCACACAACCGTGGTGTTGTTATGAACCCTGTTGATCACCCAATGGGTGGTGGTGAAGGTCGCCAGAGTGGTGGTCACCCACGTTCACGTAAGGGCTTGTACGCTAAGGGTCTTAAGACTCGCGCACCTAAGAAGCTTTCTAACAAGTATATTATCGAAAGAGCTAACAAAAAATAA
- the rpsS gene encoding 30S ribosomal protein S19: MSRSLKKGPYINVSLEKKILAMNESGKKNVVKTWARASMISPDFVGHTVAVHNGNKFIPVYVTENMVGHKLGEFAPTRRFGGHSGNRK; this comes from the coding sequence ATGAGTCGTTCACTTAAAAAAGGTCCATACATCAACGTTTCTCTCGAGAAGAAGATTCTCGCTATGAACGAGAGTGGCAAGAAGAATGTTGTTAAGACATGGGCTAGAGCTTCAATGATATCTCCTGATTTCGTAGGACATACTGTTGCAGTTCATAACGGTAACAAATTTATCCCTGTTTATGTTACAGAGAATATGGTTGGCCACAAGCTTGGAGAGTTTGCTCCAACACGTCGCTTTGGCGGTCACTCTGGTAACAGAAAGTAA
- the rplV gene encoding 50S ribosomal protein L22 has translation MGARKHIAAEKLKEARKNLYFAKLVGVPSSPRKMRYVVDMIRGMEVNRALGVLRFSKKQASADVEKLLRSAIANWEAKNNRKAEDGELYISKVFVDEGVTMKRMRPAPQGRGYRIRKRSNHVTLFVDAKTNDEK, from the coding sequence ATGGGAGCAAGAAAACATATTGCGGCTGAGAAATTGAAAGAAGCCCGTAAAAACTTGTACTTCGCAAAGTTGGTAGGCGTTCCTTCTTCTCCACGTAAGATGCGCTATGTAGTAGACATGATTCGTGGTATGGAGGTTAACCGTGCACTCGGAGTACTTCGCTTCTCTAAGAAGCAGGCATCAGCTGATGTAGAGAAATTACTTCGTTCAGCTATCGCTAACTGGGAAGCTAAGAATAATCGCAAGGCTGAAGACGGTGAGCTTTATATCAGTAAGGTCTTCGTTGACGAAGGCGTTACAATGAAACGTATGAGACCTGCACCACAGGGTCGTGGTTATAGAATTCGTAAGCGTTCTAACCATGTAACTCTTTTTGTTGATGCAAAAACTAATGACGAAAAATAA
- the rpsC gene encoding 30S ribosomal protein S3: MGQKVNPISNRLGVIRGWDSNWFGGKNFGDNLVEDQKIRKYLNERLAKASISRIIIERTLKLVTITICTARPGIVIGKGGQDVDKLKEELKKLYKKDIQINIFEVKKPELDATIVGKNIATQIEHMIAYRRAIKMAVANTMRAGAEGIKVQITGRLNGAEMARKEMYKEGRTPLHTFRADIDYCQCEALTKVGLLGIKVWICRGEVYGKADLTPNFSQDNKSNNRGNGRSNNRGGNRKRNNNR; this comes from the coding sequence ATGGGACAGAAAGTTAATCCGATTAGTAACCGACTTGGTGTTATCCGTGGTTGGGATTCAAATTGGTTCGGTGGTAAGAACTTCGGTGATAACCTCGTTGAGGATCAGAAAATCCGTAAGTATCTTAACGAGCGTCTTGCTAAAGCAAGCATTTCTCGTATTATTATCGAACGTACATTGAAACTTGTTACCATTACTATTTGTACAGCCCGTCCAGGTATTGTCATTGGTAAAGGTGGTCAGGATGTTGATAAGTTGAAGGAAGAGTTGAAGAAGCTTTATAAGAAAGATATTCAGATCAACATCTTCGAGGTTAAAAAGCCTGAGCTTGATGCTACTATCGTTGGTAAGAATATTGCGACTCAGATTGAGCACATGATTGCTTATCGTCGCGCTATCAAGATGGCAGTTGCTAACACCATGCGTGCTGGCGCTGAGGGTATCAAGGTACAGATTACAGGTCGTCTGAATGGTGCTGAAATGGCACGTAAAGAAATGTACAAAGAGGGTCGTACTCCTCTTCATACATTCCGCGCAGACATCGACTATTGCCAGTGCGAGGCACTTACAAAGGTAGGTTTGCTTGGTATTAAGGTTTGGATTTGCCGTGGTGAGGTTTATGGTAAGGCTGATCTTACTCCAAACTTCTCACAGGACAATAAGAGCAACAACCGTGGTAACGGTCGCTCTAACAACCGTGGTGGTAATCGTAAAAGAAACAATAACCGTTAA
- the rplP gene encoding 50S ribosomal protein L16 — translation MLQPKRVKYRRPQDGRGNKGNAHRGTQLAFGSFGIKTLESKWIDSRQIEAARVALNRYMNRQGQVWIRIFPDKPITRKPADVRMGKGKGDPAGWVAPVTPGRILFEVEGVSFDIAKEGLRLCAQKLPVKTKFIVRRDYDKNA, via the coding sequence ATGTTACAGCCAAAAAGAGTTAAATATAGAAGACCTCAAGATGGTCGTGGCAACAAAGGCAACGCTCACAGAGGTACACAATTGGCTTTCGGTTCTTTTGGTATCAAAACTCTTGAATCAAAGTGGATCGATAGTCGTCAGATTGAGGCAGCTCGTGTAGCATTGAACCGCTATATGAACCGTCAAGGTCAGGTCTGGATTAGAATTTTCCCTGATAAGCCAATCACTCGCAAGCCTGCTGATGTCCGTATGGGTAAAGGTAAGGGTGATCCAGCAGGATGGGTTGCACCTGTTACACCAGGTAGAATTCTCTTCGAAGTTGAAGGAGTTAGTTTCGATATTGCAAAAGAAGGTCTTCGCCTTTGCGCTCAGAAACTTCCTGTTAAGACTAAGTTTATTGTTAGACGTGATTACGATAAAAACGCTTAA
- the rpmC gene encoding 50S ribosomal protein L29, giving the protein MKIAEIKNIETKELVEKLEAAVDALNKKKINHNVTPLENPSEIKVARRDIARMKTELRQRELNK; this is encoded by the coding sequence ATGAAGATTGCAGAAATTAAAAATATCGAGACCAAAGAATTGGTTGAGAAGTTGGAGGCAGCTGTTGATGCTTTGAACAAGAAGAAGATCAATCATAATGTAACTCCACTTGAGAATCCATCAGAGATTAAGGTTGCTCGTCGTGATATTGCACGTATGAAAACTGAACTTCGTCAGAGAGAACTTAACAAATAA
- the rpsQ gene encoding 30S ribosomal protein S17, translating to MVQMETRNLRKVRQGVVISNKMDKTIVIAAKFKEMHPIYGKFVQKTKKYHAHDENNEANVGDTVMIMETRPLSKTKRWRLVQIVEKAK from the coding sequence ATGGTCCAGATGGAAACAAGAAATTTAAGAAAAGTAAGACAGGGTGTTGTTATTAGCAACAAGATGGATAAAACCATTGTTATTGCAGCTAAGTTCAAGGAGATGCACCCTATTTATGGTAAATTTGTCCAGAAGACAAAGAAGTACCATGCACATGACGAGAATAATGAGGCTAACGTAGGTGATACAGTTATGATCATGGAGACTCGTCCTCTGTCTAAGACAAAGAGATGGAGATTAGTACAAATTGTTGAAAAAGCTAAGTAA
- the rplN gene encoding 50S ribosomal protein L14, protein MIQTESRLTVCDNSGAREALCIRVLGGTGRRYASVGDVIVVAVKNVIPSSDLKKGAVSKALIVRTKKEIRRADGSYIRFDDNACVLLNNAGELRGSRIFGPVARELRAVNMKVVSLAPEVL, encoded by the coding sequence ATGATACAGACTGAATCAAGACTTACAGTATGTGATAACAGCGGTGCTCGTGAGGCTCTTTGCATTCGAGTTCTCGGTGGTACAGGCCGTCGTTACGCTAGCGTTGGTGACGTTATTGTTGTTGCAGTCAAGAACGTTATCCCATCAAGTGATTTGAAGAAGGGTGCAGTATCAAAGGCTTTGATTGTTCGCACAAAGAAGGAAATTCGTCGTGCAGATGGTTCTTACATCCGTTTCGATGACAACGCTTGTGTATTGCTTAACAATGCAGGTGAGCTTCGTGGTAGCCGTATCTTCGGTCCTGTTGCTCGTGAGCTTCGTGCAGTAAATATGAAAGTCGTTTCTTTAGCACCTGAGGTTCTTTAA
- the rplX gene encoding 50S ribosomal protein L24, which produces MSKLHIKKDDTVIVIAGADKGKTGKVLKVLVEENRAIVEGVHMVSKSTKPSAKNPQGGIVKQEAPIHISNLSLIDPKSGKATRVAIKHEGKNVVRIAKKSGEEIK; this is translated from the coding sequence ATGAGTAAGTTACATATTAAGAAAGACGATACCGTTATCGTTATTGCTGGTGCAGATAAGGGCAAGACTGGTAAGGTGCTTAAGGTCCTCGTTGAGGAGAACCGTGCTATCGTAGAAGGTGTGCACATGGTTTCTAAGAGCACTAAGCCATCTGCTAAGAATCCTCAGGGAGGTATTGTTAAGCAGGAGGCTCCTATTCATATCTCAAATTTGAGTTTGATTGATCCTAAGAGTGGCAAGGCTACTCGTGTTGCTATCAAGCATGAGGGTAAAAACGTTGTTCGCATCGCTAAAAAGTCAGGGGAGGAAATCAAGTAA
- the rplE gene encoding 50S ribosomal protein L5 yields the protein MDTAQLKKVYKETIAPALQKQFNYSSAMEIPVLKKIVINQGLGDATQDKKIVDVAINEITAITGQKAVATYSKKDIANFKLRKKMPIGVMVTLRRERMYEFLEKLVRVSLPRIRDFKGIESKFDGRGNYTLGITEQIIFPEINIDEIDRIQGMNITFVTTAKTDEEGFALLKAFGLPFKNANKD from the coding sequence ATGGATACAGCACAGTTAAAGAAAGTATATAAGGAGACAATCGCTCCTGCTCTTCAGAAGCAGTTCAACTACTCTTCAGCTATGGAGATTCCAGTATTGAAGAAGATTGTCATCAATCAGGGTCTTGGTGATGCTACTCAGGACAAGAAAATTGTTGATGTAGCAATCAATGAGATTACTGCTATCACCGGTCAGAAGGCTGTTGCTACATATTCTAAAAAGGATATTGCAAACTTCAAGCTTCGTAAGAAGATGCCTATCGGTGTTATGGTAACATTGCGTCGTGAGCGTATGTACGAGTTCTTGGAGAAGCTCGTTCGTGTTTCTCTTCCTCGTATTCGCGACTTCAAGGGTATTGAGAGCAAGTTTGATGGTCGTGGTAACTATACATTAGGTATCACAGAGCAGATTATCTTCCCTGAGATTAATATCGATGAGATAGATCGTATTCAGGGTATGAATATTACCTTCGTAACAACAGCTAAGACTGATGAAGAAGGTTTTGCTCTTTTGAAGGCCTTTGGCCTTCCATTCAAGAACGCAAATAAAGATTAA
- the rpsN gene encoding 30S ribosomal protein S14 → MAKESMKAREVKRAKLVARYAEKREALKKIIATSNDPAEAYEAARKLQAIPKNANPIRLHNRCKITGRPKGYIRQFGISRIQFREMASAGLIPGVKKASW, encoded by the coding sequence ATGGCAAAAGAATCAATGAAAGCTCGCGAGGTTAAGCGTGCAAAGCTTGTAGCTCGTTACGCTGAAAAGCGCGAAGCACTGAAAAAGATTATTGCAACTTCTAATGATCCAGCCGAAGCATACGAGGCAGCTCGTAAGCTTCAGGCTATCCCTAAGAATGCAAACCCAATCCGTCTTCACAATCGTTGCAAGATTACTGGTCGTCCAAAGGGTTATATCCGTCAGTTCGGTATTTCTCGTATCCAGTTCCGTGAGATGGCTTCTGCTGGTTTGATTCCAGGTGTAAAGAAGGCTAGCTGGTAA
- the rpsH gene encoding 30S ribosomal protein S8 has translation MTDPIADYLTRLRNAIMAHHRVVEVPASNLKKEITKILFEKGYILNYKFVEDGPQGSIKVALKYNPTTKQNAIKCLKRVSTPGLRKYTGYKDMPRVINGLGIAILSTSKGVMTDKEASDLKIGGEVLCYIY, from the coding sequence ATGACAGATCCAATAGCAGATTATCTGACAAGACTCAGAAATGCAATCATGGCTCATCACCGTGTTGTAGAAGTTCCTGCGTCTAACTTGAAGAAAGAGATCACTAAGATCCTCTTCGAGAAAGGTTACATCCTCAATTACAAGTTTGTAGAGGATGGCCCTCAGGGCTCAATTAAGGTTGCCTTGAAGTACAACCCAACTACAAAGCAAAACGCTATCAAGTGTTTGAAGCGCGTGTCAACTCCAGGTTTGCGTAAGTATACCGGTTACAAGGACATGCCAAGAGTTATTAACGGATTAGGTATTGCAATCTTATCTACATCCAAAGGTGTAATGACAGACAAAGAAGCTTCTGATCTTAAGATCGGTGGTGAGGTTCTTTGCTATATTTATTAA
- the rplF gene encoding 50S ribosomal protein L6, with amino-acid sequence MSRIGKLPISIPAGVTVNYDEASHVCTVKGPKGELSQWIDPSIKFNNADGQISFEIDENSPVNIKQKQAFHGLYRSLVNNMVVGVSAGYTKVLELVGVGYRVSNQGNIIEFALGYTHPIFIQLPKEIKVETKSERNQNPILTLESCDKQLLGLVCAKIRSFRKPEPYKGKGILFKGEVIRRKSGKSASAK; translated from the coding sequence ATGTCTAGAATAGGAAAATTGCCAATTAGTATCCCTGCAGGTGTTACTGTAAATTATGATGAGGCTTCTCATGTTTGTACAGTAAAGGGCCCTAAGGGTGAACTTTCTCAGTGGATTGATCCATCTATCAAGTTTAATAATGCAGATGGTCAGATTAGCTTTGAAATCGATGAAAATAGTCCTGTAAATATTAAGCAGAAGCAGGCTTTCCACGGTTTGTATCGCTCTCTCGTTAACAACATGGTTGTTGGTGTAAGCGCTGGTTATACAAAGGTTTTGGAATTGGTAGGTGTTGGTTATCGTGTTTCTAACCAGGGTAATATCATTGAGTTTGCTTTGGGTTACACTCACCCTATTTTCATCCAGTTGCCTAAGGAGATTAAGGTTGAGACTAAGTCTGAAAGAAACCAGAACCCAATCTTGACATTGGAGTCTTGCGACAAGCAGTTGTTGGGACTCGTTTGTGCAAAAATTCGTTCTTTCCGCAAGCCTGAGCCTTATAAAGGTAAGGGTATTCTCTTTAAGGGTGAAGTTATTCGCAGAAAGTCTGGTAAGAGTGCTTCAGCTAAGTAA
- the rplR gene encoding 50S ribosomal protein L18 codes for MTTKKVERRIKIKFRIRKSVNGTAERPRLSVFRSNKQIYAQVINDLTGTTLASASSLGLEKMPKQEQATKVGELIAEKAKAAGVEAVVFDRNGYLYHGRVKQLAEGARNGGLKF; via the coding sequence ATGACAACAAAGAAAGTAGAAAGACGAATTAAGATAAAGTTCCGCATTCGTAAGAGTGTGAACGGTACAGCTGAGCGTCCACGTCTTAGTGTATTCCGCTCTAACAAGCAGATTTACGCTCAGGTTATTAACGATTTGACAGGCACTACACTTGCATCAGCTTCTTCACTCGGTTTGGAGAAGATGCCTAAGCAGGAGCAGGCAACTAAGGTTGGCGAGCTCATTGCTGAGAAGGCTAAGGCTGCTGGCGTTGAGGCAGTAGTTTTCGACCGTAATGGTTACCTTTACCATGGTCGTGTAAAGCAGTTGGCTGAAGGTGCTCGTAATGGTGGTCTTAAATTTTAA